A single genomic interval of Phycisphaeraceae bacterium harbors:
- a CDS encoding translation initiation factor IF-3: MAIGKGRFQPPQRDTGKRLRINDLIRISPIRLIDDNDDQVGVIDLDEAKRRAREAGLDLVEVSPMSKPPVCKIMDYGKWKYQQKKKDQKAASHSKQSELKELRLRPKIDKHDLDIKTERAKEFLGEGDKVQFTMLFRGREMAHQEIGLATLRSIRDALTEVSKVEAEPKLMGKRMTMTLAPDRKPKAAKSGGLGIPTPGNPGAPGNPGNPGTSGTAGASAGTAAGGLSPSPRPAGTVAQPSASAKA; encoded by the coding sequence CTGGCCATCGGCAAGGGACGATTTCAGCCGCCGCAACGGGACACCGGCAAGCGGCTACGTATCAACGATCTCATTCGCATCTCTCCCATTCGTCTGATCGACGACAACGACGATCAGGTAGGCGTCATCGACCTCGATGAAGCGAAGCGTCGCGCACGCGAGGCAGGCCTCGATCTGGTCGAAGTTTCCCCCATGAGCAAACCGCCGGTTTGCAAAATCATGGATTACGGGAAGTGGAAGTACCAGCAGAAAAAGAAAGACCAGAAGGCTGCCAGCCACTCCAAACAGAGCGAGCTTAAAGAGCTGCGGCTGCGCCCCAAGATTGATAAGCACGATCTGGACATCAAGACCGAACGTGCCAAGGAATTCCTCGGCGAAGGCGATAAGGTTCAGTTCACCATGCTCTTTCGCGGTAGGGAAATGGCGCATCAGGAAATCGGCCTGGCGACGCTGCGCTCCATCCGCGATGCACTCACGGAAGTGAGCAAGGTCGAAGCTGAACCCAAGCTCATGGGTAAGCGCATGACAATGACGCTGGCACCGGATCGCAAGCCCAAGGCAGCCAAGTCGGGCGGTCTCGGCATCCCTACCCCCGGAAATCCCGGAGCCCCCGGAAACCCCGGAAACCCCGGAACCTCAGGTACTGCCGGAGCCTCTGCGGGCACTGCGGCGGGCGGGCTGTCTCCATCGCCGCGTCCTGCGGGAACTGTCGCGCAGCCGTCCGCTTCCGCCAAGGCTTGA
- a CDS encoding adenylosuccinate lyase: MSTSPRQSDRYESPLASRNASPQMQQVWSPQRKFSTWRRIWLALAETQHELGLPVTAQQVAQIREHLDDIDFTAAAAHEKRLRHDVMAHVYTLGEAAPLARPIIHLGATSQDIVDNADIILLRDALQIVAGKLANVIDALGRFAAEHRDRPTLGFTHYQPAQPTTVGKRATLWAYDLALSLEEIEERLARLRLRGIKGTTGTQASFLELFAGDHGKVIELERRVVKKLGFDSAYEVTGQTYPRLVDAQIISALAGTAAAVTKMCNDLRLLANRKEIEEPFEEEQIGSSAMAYKRNPMRCERATGLARFVIALADSPYITAATQWLERTLDDSANRRLAIPEPFLAIDGCLDLAINITEGLVVYPAMIRRNLMAELPFMATENLLMAAVKRGADRQEAHEVIRKHSQAAAAQVKSQGADNDLLSRLRDEPAFRGIDLDFVMDPAQFVGRAPQQVDEFIKNVIEPIRQRYRASLGYRPQLKV, translated from the coding sequence ATGAGCACGTCGCCCCGTCAGTCCGACCGCTACGAATCACCGCTGGCCAGCCGTAACGCATCACCGCAGATGCAGCAGGTCTGGTCACCGCAACGGAAATTTTCGACCTGGCGGCGGATCTGGCTCGCCCTGGCGGAGACTCAGCACGAGCTTGGGCTGCCCGTTACCGCCCAGCAGGTCGCGCAGATCAGGGAGCATCTGGACGACATCGACTTTACCGCCGCCGCCGCTCACGAAAAACGGCTGCGGCACGATGTGATGGCGCACGTCTATACGCTCGGCGAGGCCGCACCGCTGGCGCGACCGATCATCCACCTGGGCGCGACCAGTCAGGACATCGTGGACAATGCCGACATCATTCTGCTGCGCGATGCCTTGCAGATCGTGGCGGGCAAGCTGGCGAATGTGATCGACGCGCTGGGACGCTTCGCCGCGGAACACCGCGACCGCCCGACGCTGGGCTTCACCCATTACCAGCCCGCCCAGCCGACCACCGTGGGCAAGCGTGCTACGCTCTGGGCCTACGATCTGGCTCTGTCGCTGGAAGAAATCGAGGAGCGTCTCGCGCGGCTGCGGCTGCGCGGCATCAAGGGCACGACCGGCACACAGGCGTCGTTTCTCGAACTGTTCGCCGGCGATCACGGCAAAGTCATCGAGCTGGAACGCCGCGTCGTCAAAAAGCTCGGCTTCGACTCGGCCTATGAAGTCACCGGCCAGACCTACCCGCGCCTCGTCGATGCACAGATCATCAGCGCGCTGGCGGGGACCGCGGCTGCAGTGACGAAGATGTGCAACGACCTCCGTCTGCTGGCTAACCGCAAGGAAATCGAGGAACCCTTCGAGGAAGAACAGATCGGCTCCTCCGCGATGGCGTACAAACGAAACCCGATGCGCTGCGAGCGGGCGACCGGCCTGGCGCGCTTCGTCATCGCACTGGCGGACAGCCCATACATCACCGCAGCGACGCAATGGCTCGAACGCACGCTCGACGACTCCGCCAATCGTCGGCTGGCGATCCCCGAACCGTTCCTGGCGATTGACGGATGCCTCGACCTGGCGATCAACATCACCGAGGGGCTGGTCGTCTATCCGGCGATGATCCGGCGCAATCTCATGGCTGAGCTTCCCTTTATGGCCACGGAAAATCTGCTGATGGCCGCCGTGAAACGCGGCGCGGATCGGCAGGAGGCGCACGAAGTGATCCGCAAGCACAGCCAGGCCGCCGCAGCACAGGTCAAGAGTCAAGGCGCGGACAACGACCTGCTCTCCCGTCTGCGCGATGAGCCTGCCTTCCGGGGAATTGATCTGGACTTCGTGATGGATCCCGCGCAATTTGTCGGCCGGGCACCGCAGCAGGTGGATGAGTTCATCAAAAACGTCATCGAACCGATCCGCCAGCGATACCGCGCATCGCTGGGCTACCGCCCGCAGTTGAAGGTCTGA
- a CDS encoding SPOR domain-containing protein, producing MKALSAILVLLFFTLTACETRVVSDSWDRYRALADKSRATPATQSPYGPASFTEGWAILLETFDGSKQDTRAAQLVKRLRHDLSLPDVWIRQIDNKTSVMRGHYFDASDEAARSDLRQTRMLVLDGTRPYESVELVPLSESARGGTGSMDLRQFAGKGLYTLQVAAFDEAYGKDFRKAAERYAAELRAKGDQAFFYHGNFLSLVTVGIFNDADFTEVEVVQPTSRGPSKFKQRVYGPRIEYLQKTYPVNLFNGYTVVETSPDGSKREQPSFMVPAGAP from the coding sequence ATGAAGGCTCTCTCCGCCATTCTCGTGCTCCTGTTTTTCACGTTGACAGCCTGTGAAACGCGGGTGGTCAGTGATTCGTGGGACAGGTACCGCGCTCTGGCTGACAAGAGCAGGGCAACGCCAGCGACGCAATCGCCGTACGGTCCGGCCAGCTTCACCGAAGGATGGGCGATCCTGCTCGAGACTTTCGACGGCAGCAAACAGGACACCCGCGCGGCGCAACTCGTCAAGCGGCTCAGACATGATCTTTCCCTGCCCGATGTCTGGATTCGGCAAATCGACAACAAGACCAGCGTGATGCGCGGACACTACTTCGACGCTTCCGACGAAGCCGCCCGCAGCGACCTCAGACAGACTCGGATGCTCGTCCTTGACGGCACACGGCCGTACGAATCGGTCGAGCTGGTGCCCCTGAGCGAGTCGGCTCGCGGCGGTACGGGATCAATGGATCTGCGGCAATTCGCGGGCAAGGGGCTTTACACCCTTCAGGTCGCGGCCTTTGACGAAGCCTACGGCAAGGACTTCCGCAAAGCTGCGGAACGATATGCCGCTGAGCTTCGCGCCAAAGGCGATCAGGCTTTCTTCTATCACGGCAACTTCCTCTCGCTTGTGACCGTCGGCATCTTTAACGATGCGGATTTCACGGAGGTTGAAGTCGTGCAGCCGACCTCGCGAGGTCCGTCAAAGTTCAAACAGCGCGTTTACGGGCCGCGCATCGAATATCTCCAGAAAACCTATCCCGTCAATCTTTTCAACGGCTACACGGTCGTGGAGACTTCCCCCGACGGGTCAAAGCGGGAACAGCCGAGCTTCATGGTGCCTGCCGGTGCGCCGTGA
- a CDS encoding ComEC/Rec2 family competence protein, with protein MTTGPPDPDATTQPQPVAPTLPSPAVRAATISPFISLALACVVGIIAGTLWRQLLPFLIAGGITSLIACVMLIAGRSRGARCWGVLALSCSMAAWTVVREEFTSANDVRRFLSNNSQLVQLSGTVDGVPFLSAPAIGGLAQFSYKPPGTLFFLDVDSILVDGVMQPSSGKLLAKVAEADHELRAGDRIQAAGWLRTIEGPVNPGERDYRQFLADRGVYGRLSMGGRENYSLIGRSSVTAALPLASRWLSDAAAQSLRVGMTPDAGRIALLDALILGRWSSDLSEVDDSFRQVGLAHILSISGTHLTILLAVVWFAARLVSRRPNRACIAVLLVLGLYLVLVPPQVPLTRAGIMAATFAVGFASGRRVRGIDMLALAGVIVLVWRPNDLFNAGCQLSFVGVAALLLFARPVGRWIWAEPSLPDTEMTRQQLVARTVADYTAANVVAASLSLPLVAYHFGVVAPLAVLLSMIVLPLVTGVLALGFLKVIVGLMLPSLAALLAWPLERITDAMIRFTSDAAHWPAASVQLAEPPSLVWTLAAVAVLVALFAGLFARRKLALASAVSISAIWLFWPHAPSLIAAHLAPVEHQPAVTINMFDVGDGSCFLVRLTADPRTPAQTIMFDCGSMQYLDIGKRSIAPGLAALRVSRIDTLFISHADMDHYCGIPELIDQVSVSRIVLTPQFLDEAAEYPRGPAALLLLRIRERHIPILKAEAGWHEFAGGADLELLWPRENFRTRRANDASMVLSIRAAGRRVLLSGDVQQESIPLLLAAHDLRADVADLPHHGSFVESSPAWYRAVSPRFVLQSSGPARLLADHWNALIDPQTTRLITDRTGMVDLVITRSGDISCSTFKPDTGTSR; from the coding sequence ATGACGACAGGCCCGCCCGATCCCGACGCGACAACGCAACCTCAACCCGTTGCGCCGACCCTTCCATCGCCAGCGGTTCGTGCTGCAACCATCAGTCCGTTCATCTCCCTGGCCCTGGCGTGCGTGGTCGGCATCATCGCGGGCACGCTCTGGCGGCAACTGCTGCCGTTCTTGATCGCCGGCGGCATCACTTCTCTCATCGCCTGCGTCATGCTCATCGCCGGCAGGTCGCGCGGGGCACGATGCTGGGGTGTGCTGGCGCTGAGTTGCTCGATGGCAGCATGGACCGTGGTGCGCGAGGAGTTCACCTCTGCCAATGATGTGCGTCGTTTCCTCTCGAATAATTCGCAGCTTGTCCAATTGAGCGGCACGGTTGACGGCGTGCCGTTTCTCAGCGCGCCTGCAATCGGCGGACTTGCTCAGTTCAGCTACAAACCGCCCGGCACGCTCTTTTTTCTCGATGTGGATTCGATCCTCGTCGATGGCGTCATGCAACCCTCAAGCGGCAAACTGCTGGCGAAAGTCGCGGAGGCTGATCACGAGCTGCGTGCCGGCGACCGCATCCAAGCCGCCGGCTGGCTCCGAACCATCGAAGGGCCGGTCAATCCCGGCGAAAGGGACTATCGCCAATTTCTGGCTGATCGCGGCGTGTACGGTCGGCTGTCGATGGGAGGACGGGAAAACTACTCCCTCATCGGTCGCTCCAGCGTCACCGCCGCCCTGCCCCTGGCGTCACGGTGGCTCAGCGACGCAGCCGCCCAGTCGCTCCGCGTCGGTATGACACCCGACGCCGGCCGCATTGCGCTGCTCGATGCCCTCATCCTCGGTCGATGGAGTTCTGACCTGAGCGAAGTGGATGATTCCTTCCGTCAGGTCGGCCTGGCGCACATCCTGTCCATCAGCGGAACTCATCTGACCATTCTGCTGGCCGTGGTCTGGTTCGCTGCGCGGCTGGTGTCGCGTCGTCCGAACCGCGCGTGCATCGCGGTGCTGCTGGTGCTGGGACTTTATCTGGTGCTCGTGCCGCCGCAGGTTCCCCTGACGCGGGCGGGCATCATGGCGGCGACCTTCGCCGTCGGCTTTGCAAGCGGCCGACGGGTGCGTGGAATCGACATGCTCGCGCTGGCGGGTGTGATCGTGCTGGTGTGGCGGCCCAACGATCTGTTCAACGCGGGTTGTCAGCTCAGTTTCGTGGGGGTCGCGGCACTGCTGCTCTTTGCTCGACCCGTGGGGCGATGGATATGGGCCGAGCCGTCGCTGCCCGACACCGAGATGACACGACAGCAACTCGTCGCCCGCACCGTGGCGGATTACACCGCAGCCAATGTCGTCGCTGCGTCGCTGAGTCTGCCGCTGGTGGCGTATCACTTCGGCGTCGTCGCTCCGCTGGCGGTGCTGCTTTCGATGATCGTCCTGCCGCTGGTGACAGGCGTGCTGGCGCTGGGATTTCTCAAAGTCATCGTCGGCCTGATGCTGCCGTCACTGGCTGCGCTTTTAGCCTGGCCGCTGGAGCGCATCACCGACGCGATGATCCGATTCACCAGCGATGCCGCACACTGGCCGGCCGCCTCCGTGCAGCTGGCCGAGCCGCCGAGTCTGGTGTGGACGCTCGCCGCCGTCGCAGTTCTCGTGGCACTTTTTGCCGGTCTGTTCGCACGAAGAAAGCTGGCACTGGCTTCCGCGGTCAGCATCAGTGCGATCTGGCTGTTCTGGCCGCACGCGCCGAGCCTGATCGCCGCTCATCTGGCTCCCGTCGAACATCAACCCGCCGTCACGATCAATATGTTCGACGTAGGTGACGGCTCGTGTTTTCTGGTACGCCTTACCGCCGACCCTCGAACGCCTGCGCAGACCATCATGTTCGACTGCGGCTCGATGCAGTACCTCGACATCGGCAAGCGAAGCATCGCGCCGGGACTGGCTGCTCTGCGCGTTTCCCGAATCGACACGCTCTTTATCTCTCACGCGGATATGGATCACTACTGCGGGATTCCTGAGTTGATCGATCAGGTATCGGTCTCACGGATCGTTCTCACGCCGCAGTTTCTCGACGAAGCGGCGGAGTATCCGCGCGGCCCGGCGGCACTGCTCCTCTTACGCATCCGGGAGCGGCATATCCCCATCCTCAAGGCAGAAGCGGGCTGGCACGAGTTTGCCGGCGGAGCTGATCTGGAACTGCTCTGGCCGAGGGAAAACTTCCGCACTCGCCGTGCCAATGACGCATCGATGGTGCTCTCGATCCGTGCTGCGGGACGGCGCGTCCTTCTCAGCGGCGACGTTCAACAGGAGTCGATTCCCCTTCTGCTGGCCGCGCACGATCTGCGTGCCGATGTAGCGGACCTGCCGCATCACGGCAGCTTTGTCGAAAGCTCACCCGCCTGGTACCGGGCGGTCTCACCCCGGTTTGTGCTCCAATCCAGCGGACCGGCACGACTGCTTGCGGATCATTGGAATGCGCTGATCGATCCTCAAACCACCCGTTTAATCACCGACCGCACGGGTATGGTCGATCTGGTCATCACGCGCAGCGGAGATATCTCCTGCTCCACTTTCAAGCCGGACACAGGCACATCGCGATAG
- a CDS encoding sigma-70 family RNA polymerase sigma factor: MPPPETPETTAIAENPHTLLAAVRRGDTSALGRLLELNQKRIFNTCLRMVSNRDDAAEVTQDTMLKVIEHIQDFNGQSEFSTWVTRIAMNLSISLLRRRKLRQAGSLDATGNHAANNDDQAAALKHELSDNRELSPDVTVQQREMIAHLHLALSRVEEDFRAVLVLRDIEEMDYQQIADVLAVPVGTVKSRLFRARLALRHEVLRVCPPPTKTNTAADATARTERT; the protein is encoded by the coding sequence ATGCCGCCACCGGAAACTCCGGAAACCACGGCCATCGCGGAAAATCCCCACACGCTGCTCGCAGCGGTGCGGCGCGGTGACACAAGTGCGCTGGGACGGCTGCTCGAACTCAACCAGAAACGCATCTTCAACACCTGTCTGCGCATGGTCAGCAATCGTGACGACGCGGCTGAGGTCACGCAGGACACCATGCTCAAGGTCATCGAGCACATTCAGGATTTCAACGGTCAGAGCGAGTTTTCGACCTGGGTGACGCGGATCGCCATGAATCTGTCCATCTCGCTGTTGCGCCGACGCAAGCTCAGACAGGCGGGCAGTCTGGACGCGACGGGAAATCACGCAGCGAATAACGACGATCAGGCTGCCGCCCTCAAGCACGAATTGTCTGATAACCGGGAACTTTCCCCCGATGTGACCGTCCAACAGCGTGAGATGATCGCTCATTTGCATCTGGCACTGTCGAGGGTCGAGGAGGATTTCCGGGCTGTGCTGGTGCTCCGGGATATCGAGGAGATGGATTACCAGCAGATCGCTGACGTATTGGCCGTTCCTGTCGGGACGGTCAAGAGCAGGCTCTTCAGAGCGCGACTGGCGCTGCGGCACGAGGTGCTGCGTGTCTGTCCGCCGCCGACCAAGACAAACACGGCCGCGGACGCGACGGCAAGGACGGAAAGAACCTGA
- the lipB gene encoding lipoyl(octanoyl) transferase LipB codes for MTVPLKITDLGRMAYAPALDLQRKTLEGVLAGEPNTLLIVEHDPVITVSQRRESAQHLLASSERLASLGIEVQPTDRGGDITYHGPGQLVAYPIIRLDDFGLSLSRYMRLLEQVVMETIARFGIDSHTVSGATGVWVSQPNRTQAAKICAMGVRIRKGVTMHGLALNITTDLSHFDTIVPCGLAGSSVTSLQRLLGQRTPTADEVKNALSLVMQSHLSKLLLTAHRQAP; via the coding sequence ATGACTGTGCCGCTCAAAATCACCGACCTTGGGCGCATGGCTTACGCGCCGGCGCTCGATCTTCAACGGAAAACGCTCGAAGGCGTCCTTGCGGGTGAACCCAACACCCTCCTGATCGTCGAGCATGACCCGGTCATCACCGTCAGTCAGCGGCGCGAGTCGGCTCAACATCTGCTCGCCTCGTCGGAGCGGCTCGCTTCACTGGGCATCGAGGTCCAACCGACCGACCGCGGCGGAGACATCACGTATCACGGCCCCGGACAACTTGTCGCCTACCCGATCATCCGGCTCGATGACTTCGGCCTCTCACTCTCTCGTTACATGCGCCTGCTCGAACAGGTCGTGATGGAAACCATCGCGCGATTCGGCATCGACAGCCACACCGTCAGCGGCGCCACCGGAGTCTGGGTGAGTCAACCCAACCGGACGCAGGCGGCGAAAATCTGCGCCATGGGTGTGCGCATCCGCAAGGGGGTGACCATGCACGGACTGGCCCTCAACATCACCACCGACCTTTCGCATTTCGACACGATCGTGCCCTGCGGGCTGGCCGGCAGCTCCGTTACGAGTTTGCAGCGATTACTCGGACAGCGGACGCCGACAGCGGATGAAGTGAAAAACGCCTTGTCCCTGGTGATGCAGTCGCATCTTTCCAAGCTGCTGCTCACGGCGCACCGGCAGGCACCATGA